The following are encoded together in the Poseidonibacter lekithochrous genome:
- a CDS encoding TRAP transporter small permease has protein sequence MFSIISKIIGFINQSIAVIGITGGVAIAFTNVVARYVFDASLVWATELTIFLFLWSAFFAAAYCFKKDAHIAVTIVLDVVPSHIAKPMLLISHTVTFIFLMAVAYFGYEYLLLVDEIDERSIDLWDMPMWIVYLVIPISFAFASYRVGEKIVQIIKTPHNEVVAESEAEQVLAGMGIGSKDNSNEHVKELNDMVKEVEKKTGGML, from the coding sequence ATGTTTAGTATTATAAGTAAAATTATAGGCTTCATAAATCAATCAATAGCTGTCATCGGTATTACCGGTGGCGTTGCTATTGCTTTTACTAATGTTGTTGCAAGATACGTATTTGATGCATCATTAGTATGGGCAACAGAGCTTACAATCTTTTTATTCTTATGGAGTGCGTTCTTCGCAGCTGCATATTGTTTCAAAAAAGATGCTCATATTGCAGTAACAATTGTATTAGATGTAGTTCCATCACATATTGCAAAGCCAATGTTATTAATTTCACATACAGTGACATTTATATTTCTAATGGCCGTTGCATATTTTGGATACGAATATTTATTACTTGTTGATGAAATAGATGAAAGATCGATTGACTTATGGGATATGCCTATGTGGATAGTGTATTTAGTTATTCCTATTTCTTTTGCATTTGCATCATATAGAGTGGGTGAAAAAATAGTTCAAATTATTAAAACTCCTCATAATGAAGTAGTAGCAGAGAGTGAAGCTGAACAAGTTTTAGCTGGAATGGGAATTGGTTCAAAAGACAATTCAAATGAACATGTTAAAGAATTAAATGACATGGTTAAAGAAGTAGAAAAGAAAACAGGAGGAATGTTATAA
- a CDS encoding protein adenylyltransferase SelO yields MNETKQIKQNIKTLNELSKYVDYSLMNNLNHDPDAKEDGIDYSPRQVFSGHYVTVKPTPIKEPEYIAHSETLFKELGFDDSLAKDDEFTKMFSGDISNVPEPMSKVGWATGYALSIYGNEYYHQCPFKTGNGYGDGRAVSILEAVLNGKRWEMQLKGGGQTPYCRGADGRAVLRSSVREFLAQEHMHSLGIPTSRSLSLFTSKKEKVRRPWFSEGLYSKDPDRMILEDVAISTRVAPSFIRVGQVELFARRARKNEYDTAKEELEKMVLHLIEREYSEVIDDSLSLEEKVLLLAMQFRNRLTSLISNWIRVGYCQGNFNSDNCAAGGFTLDYGPFGFIDEFDPEYQPWTSGGGHFAFLNQTVAAEQNFNVFCNSLKVLLESNKEYLLKLEEIKDSFESVMKTQMEKMWASKLGLDTYDEELYVDLEILLVQTSVDYTIFFRELSQIPESIEALKKSFYKDISSNTELENRWSQWFEKWKLSILSTSKSKDEISKKMKLVNPKYTLREWFLVPAYKQASVGKYSLIKELQEIMINPYLEQSKEIEEKFYSLKPTQFFNLAGVSHVSCSS; encoded by the coding sequence ATGAACGAAACTAAACAAATAAAACAAAATATAAAAACACTTAATGAGCTTTCAAAATATGTAGATTATTCACTGATGAATAATCTAAATCATGATCCAGATGCTAAGGAGGATGGAATAGACTATTCTCCTAGACAAGTCTTTTCAGGTCATTATGTGACCGTAAAACCTACACCTATAAAAGAGCCAGAGTATATCGCTCATAGTGAAACTCTATTCAAAGAATTAGGCTTTGATGATAGTTTAGCAAAGGATGATGAGTTTACTAAAATGTTCTCAGGAGATATCTCAAATGTACCTGAACCTATGAGTAAAGTAGGGTGGGCAACAGGATATGCTCTTTCTATTTATGGAAATGAATATTATCATCAGTGTCCTTTTAAAACTGGTAATGGATATGGAGATGGAAGAGCGGTTTCTATTCTTGAAGCAGTATTAAATGGTAAGCGTTGGGAAATGCAACTAAAAGGTGGTGGACAAACTCCATATTGTAGAGGAGCTGATGGACGAGCAGTTTTACGTTCAAGTGTTAGAGAGTTTTTAGCACAAGAACATATGCACTCACTTGGAATTCCTACTTCAAGGTCTTTGAGTCTGTTTACTTCAAAAAAAGAAAAAGTAAGACGTCCTTGGTTCTCAGAAGGTTTATATTCAAAAGACCCAGATAGAATGATATTAGAAGATGTAGCTATTTCTACTCGTGTTGCTCCTTCTTTTATCCGAGTTGGACAAGTAGAACTTTTTGCGCGTCGTGCTAGAAAAAATGAATATGATACAGCAAAAGAAGAGCTAGAAAAAATGGTATTACATTTAATAGAGAGGGAATACAGTGAGGTAATAGATGATAGTTTAAGCCTTGAAGAAAAAGTATTATTACTTGCAATGCAGTTTAGAAATAGACTTACTTCTCTTATCTCAAATTGGATTCGAGTTGGATATTGTCAAGGTAACTTTAATAGTGATAATTGTGCAGCTGGTGGATTTACTCTTGATTATGGTCCTTTTGGATTTATTGATGAATTTGACCCTGAATATCAACCGTGGACAAGTGGTGGAGGACATTTTGCATTTTTAAATCAAACAGTTGCCGCTGAACAGAATTTCAATGTATTTTGTAATTCATTAAAAGTTTTATTAGAATCAAATAAAGAGTATTTACTTAAATTAGAAGAGATTAAAGATAGTTTTGAAAGTGTAATGAAAACGCAAATGGAAAAAATGTGGGCTTCAAAACTAGGACTTGATACTTATGATGAAGAACTGTATGTTGATCTTGAAATACTTCTTGTTCAAACTTCTGTTGACTATACTATTTTCTTTAGAGAATTATCTCAAATACCTGAAAGTATTGAAGCTTTAAAAAAGAGTTTTTATAAAGATATATCATCAAATACTGAGCTTGAAAATCGTTGGTCACAGTGGTTTGAAAAATGGAAATTATCTATTTTAAGTACCTCAAAATCAAAAGATGAAATTTCAAAGAAAATGAAACTAGTAAATCCAAAATATACTTTAAGAGAATGGTTCTTAGTTCCAGCGTATAAACAAGCAAGTGTTGGGAAATATTCTTTAATAAAAGAGCTACAAGAAATTATGATAAATCCATATCTTGAGCAATCAAAAGAGATAGAAGAGAAATTCTATAGTCTTAAACCAACACAGTTTTTTAACCTTGCAGGGGTATCTCATGTTAGTTGTTCTTCGTAA
- a CDS encoding TRAP transporter substrate-binding protein, with protein sequence MKKLVLGTIAAAMVATSGLAAEYTLKFSHVVSPNTPKGKAADFFEKRLEELSAGKIDVQVYPSSQLYKDNAVLKALRLNSVQMAAPSFSKFGKIVPQLALFDLPFLFKDIDHLHRVQDGEVGAALKAKVTAKGIVALNFWDNGFKQLSSNKKPLLVPADAKGQKFRIMSSKVLEAQFHAVGANPQMMPFSEVYSGLQQGVIDGQENTNSNIFTKKFHEVQKHLTITDHGYLGYLVVMSKKFWNKLPADLQANVTQAMNEATEKEREYAQELNDSQLAEIKAYAEKTGKLKIYNLTADQKESWRNAVSKIYPEFYSDRKIGKDLIEKTLTTK encoded by the coding sequence ATGAAAAAATTAGTACTAGGAACTATTGCAGCAGCAATGGTAGCAACTTCAGGATTAGCAGCAGAATATACATTAAAATTCTCTCACGTAGTTAGCCCAAATACTCCAAAAGGTAAAGCGGCAGATTTCTTTGAAAAAAGATTAGAAGAATTATCAGCTGGAAAGATTGATGTTCAAGTTTATCCATCTTCACAGTTATATAAAGATAATGCAGTATTAAAAGCATTAAGATTAAACTCTGTTCAAATGGCAGCTCCATCTTTTTCTAAATTTGGTAAGATTGTACCTCAATTAGCTCTATTTGATTTACCATTTCTTTTCAAAGACATTGACCACTTACATAGAGTACAAGATGGTGAAGTTGGAGCAGCTTTAAAAGCTAAAGTTACAGCTAAAGGTATCGTTGCCTTAAATTTCTGGGATAATGGATTCAAACAATTATCTTCAAATAAAAAACCTTTATTAGTACCAGCAGATGCTAAAGGTCAAAAATTTAGAATTATGTCTTCAAAAGTATTAGAAGCTCAATTCCATGCAGTTGGAGCAAATCCACAAATGATGCCATTCTCTGAAGTATATTCAGGGTTACAGCAAGGTGTTATTGATGGTCAAGAGAATACAAACTCTAATATCTTCACAAAAAAATTCCACGAAGTACAAAAACACTTAACAATTACTGATCACGGTTACTTAGGTTACCTTGTAGTAATGTCTAAAAAATTCTGGAATAAATTACCAGCTGATTTACAAGCAAATGTAACTCAAGCAATGAATGAAGCTACTGAAAAAGAAAGAGAATATGCTCAAGAGTTAAATGATTCTCAATTAGCTGAAATCAAAGCTTATGCTGAAAAAACTGGTAAATTAAAAATTTATAACTTAACTGCAGACCAAAAAGAATCTTGGAGAAATGCAGTAAGTAAGATTTACCCTGAGTTCTATTCTGACAGAAAAATCGGAAAAGATTTAATCGAGAAAACTTTAACAACAAAGTAA
- the gltB gene encoding glutamate synthase large subunit, which translates to MGCNLDLLTSFKDNCGFGLVADMKNRPSHKNLEDAITSLERMMHRGAVAADGKTGDGSGLLLSMPDQFMRKVATKDGIDLPETYGVAMIFAKDLEDIDTFKEFCELNDLKVVLTRNVPVDTDALGQQALDSLPNIIQVFVVPNTLMSSKRFDAMLYLTRKECEHKLIDKKDFYIPTFSSKVIAYKGLIMPTHIKHFYVDLRDDDFKISFSLFHQRFSTNTLPQWRLAQPFRAIAHNGEINSVEANRFNVEIKSEQLQSEIFSDEEIARLLPILQTGSSDSASLDNMFEFMLANGVDFFKAARSLVPAPWQNAPHMDPDLRAFYEYTATAMEAWDGPAAVSLTDGRHIGCLIDRNGLRPSKYVITKDHKLYITSEYGTLSLEEENILERGRLQSGEMIALDLKHGKVLKEDDINDYLKSSQYYSKWLNEDMDYLQEYIEDSFLNTSDYKFEELEKKQKYFNITYEAIDQMIEPMAKDGKEPVGSMGDDTPLACFSQVNRNFTDFFKQKFAQVTNPPIDPYREKVVMSLETGFGQIHNILDEKPEYAKRLKVASPVLMKEKFDVLVSFGDEKSPRYDEYYKNQIFSTTFKSDLRASLKSLCDNVVKAVKDNGVSVVILDDRAVNETSKLIPMAMAVGYINQELLKQEVRHYVSIVPVTGEVYDPHMAAVLLGFGATAMYPYMMYATTVALYERKELSKYEMQRVLKNTQKALNAGLLKIMSKMGICTIASYRNSGLFDAIGLSDEIVTACFPDAHSDLAGLDYEDIEERIEKSHFNAYHDDNHMFPLDLGGFYKYLNGGEYHDYGPATTKAMHNKSATKKEEITDFEGLKQLVRNRDKKFIRDFFEFNSDKKSISIDEVESKEEVFKRFASAAMSCGSISPEAHEAMAMAMNTIGGASNSGEGGEDPKRFGTLKNSKIKQIASGRFGVTPGYLRSAEELQIKVAQGAKPGEGGQLPGHKVTPLIASLRHTVAGVTLISPPPHHDIYSIEDLAQLIYDLKQVNTQARITVKLVSSIGVGTIAAGVAKAYADKIIISGGDGGTGAAPLTSLKHAGNSWEMGLSEAHNALKANHLREFVHVQTDGGLKTGLDVVKAAMLGAESYAFGTAALTLLGCKILRICHTNKCSVGVATQDEDLRGHFTGTVERLISYFTFIAEEVREILAELGYSTIEEIVGRSDLLKVIDDKFAQKFDFQNILRKIDGIDTCQKPSNDPFDDNRYEKELLKKVHKTIENPNSPIKVNTEITNLNRSFGALISGEVARFYGDAGLPDNSININLKGIAGQSFGAFLSKGMNLHLDGAANDYVGKGMNGGKIIINPMHQGQEFAGGGNTCLYGATGGKLYIRASVGERFGVRNSGCISVVEGTGDNACEYMTGGIVVILGNTGINFGAGMTGGLGFVYDPEKSFVDKMNQELIEAVRIDTDDTERERLYLKRLLLDYVHETESDAAQNILENFRAEIRNFWMVKPKNMTVLPLDPDEGD; encoded by the coding sequence ATGGGTTGTAATTTAGACTTACTAACTTCTTTTAAAGACAACTGTGGTTTCGGTCTTGTTGCTGATATGAAAAACAGACCAAGTCATAAAAATTTAGAAGATGCAATAACTTCACTAGAAAGAATGATGCACAGAGGTGCAGTGGCAGCAGATGGTAAAACTGGAGATGGTTCAGGATTACTTTTATCTATGCCAGATCAATTTATGAGAAAAGTAGCTACAAAAGATGGTATTGATTTACCTGAAACTTATGGTGTAGCAATGATCTTTGCAAAAGATCTTGAAGATATCGATACTTTTAAAGAGTTTTGTGAACTTAATGATTTAAAAGTTGTATTAACTAGAAATGTTCCAGTTGATACTGATGCTCTTGGACAACAAGCATTAGATTCATTACCAAATATTATTCAAGTATTTGTCGTTCCTAATACTTTAATGTCATCAAAGAGATTTGATGCAATGCTTTACTTAACAAGAAAAGAGTGTGAGCATAAACTAATAGATAAGAAAGATTTTTATATTCCTACGTTCTCATCTAAAGTAATTGCGTACAAAGGGCTTATTATGCCAACGCATATTAAGCATTTTTATGTTGACTTAAGAGATGACGACTTTAAAATCTCGTTCTCATTATTTCACCAAAGATTCTCAACGAATACTCTACCTCAATGGAGATTAGCACAACCGTTTAGAGCAATCGCACATAATGGTGAAATTAACTCAGTTGAAGCAAATAGATTTAATGTTGAAATTAAATCTGAACAACTTCAATCAGAAATTTTCTCAGATGAAGAAATTGCAAGATTATTACCAATTCTTCAAACTGGTTCTTCAGATTCTGCTTCATTAGATAATATGTTTGAATTCATGTTAGCAAATGGTGTTGATTTCTTTAAAGCTGCAAGATCATTAGTTCCTGCACCTTGGCAAAATGCACCTCATATGGATCCAGATTTAAGAGCATTCTATGAATACACTGCAACTGCAATGGAAGCATGGGATGGTCCTGCTGCTGTTTCTTTAACAGATGGTAGACATATTGGATGTTTAATTGACAGAAATGGTTTAAGACCATCTAAATATGTAATCACTAAAGATCACAAATTATACATTACTTCTGAGTATGGTACTTTATCTTTAGAGGAAGAAAACATTTTAGAGCGAGGAAGATTACAATCAGGTGAAATGATTGCTCTTGACCTTAAACACGGAAAAGTTTTAAAAGAAGATGATATTAATGATTATCTTAAATCTTCTCAATACTACTCTAAGTGGTTAAATGAAGATATGGATTACTTACAAGAGTATATTGAAGATTCATTCTTAAACACTTCTGATTATAAATTTGAAGAGTTAGAAAAGAAACAAAAATATTTCAATATTACTTATGAAGCAATTGATCAAATGATTGAGCCAATGGCTAAAGATGGTAAAGAACCTGTAGGTTCTATGGGTGATGATACTCCATTAGCATGTTTCTCACAAGTTAATAGAAACTTTACTGACTTCTTCAAACAAAAGTTTGCTCAAGTTACAAATCCTCCAATTGATCCATATAGAGAAAAAGTTGTAATGTCTTTAGAGACTGGATTTGGTCAAATTCACAATATTCTTGATGAAAAGCCAGAGTATGCAAAAAGATTAAAAGTTGCATCTCCTGTTTTAATGAAAGAAAAATTTGATGTATTAGTATCATTTGGTGATGAAAAATCTCCAAGATATGATGAATACTACAAAAACCAAATCTTCTCAACTACATTTAAATCTGATTTAAGAGCATCATTAAAATCACTTTGTGATAATGTTGTAAAAGCTGTTAAAGATAATGGTGTTTCTGTTGTTATTTTAGATGATAGAGCAGTAAATGAAACTTCTAAGCTTATTCCAATGGCAATGGCTGTTGGTTATATTAACCAAGAGTTATTAAAACAAGAAGTAAGACATTATGTATCAATTGTACCTGTAACTGGTGAAGTTTATGATCCACATATGGCAGCAGTATTATTAGGATTCGGTGCAACTGCAATGTATCCATATATGATGTATGCTACAACTGTTGCATTATATGAAAGAAAAGAATTATCTAAGTACGAAATGCAAAGAGTTCTTAAAAATACTCAAAAAGCATTAAACGCTGGTCTTCTTAAGATTATGTCTAAAATGGGTATTTGTACTATTGCTTCATATAGAAACTCTGGTTTATTCGATGCTATTGGATTATCTGATGAAATCGTAACTGCTTGTTTCCCTGATGCACATAGTGATTTAGCTGGTTTAGATTACGAAGATATTGAAGAAAGAATTGAAAAATCTCACTTTAATGCATATCATGATGATAATCATATGTTCCCATTAGATTTAGGTGGTTTCTACAAGTACTTAAATGGTGGTGAATATCACGATTATGGTCCAGCTACTACTAAAGCTATGCATAATAAATCTGCTACGAAAAAAGAAGAAATTACTGATTTCGAAGGTTTAAAACAATTAGTTAGAAATAGAGATAAGAAATTCATTAGAGATTTCTTTGAATTTAATTCTGATAAAAAATCTATTTCTATTGATGAAGTAGAATCAAAAGAAGAAGTATTTAAAAGATTTGCATCAGCTGCTATGTCATGTGGTTCTATTTCTCCAGAAGCTCACGAAGCAATGGCGATGGCTATGAATACAATTGGTGGAGCATCAAACTCAGGTGAGGGTGGTGAAGATCCAAAAAGATTTGGTACTTTAAAAAATTCTAAAATTAAACAAATTGCTTCTGGTAGATTTGGTGTAACTCCAGGTTACTTAAGATCAGCAGAAGAATTACAAATTAAAGTTGCACAAGGTGCAAAACCAGGTGAAGGTGGTCAATTACCAGGTCACAAAGTAACTCCTTTAATTGCGTCTTTAAGACATACAGTTGCTGGTGTTACTCTAATTTCGCCTCCACCACATCATGATATTTACTCTATTGAAGATTTAGCTCAGCTAATCTACGATTTAAAACAAGTAAATACTCAAGCAAGAATTACTGTTAAATTAGTATCTTCTATTGGTGTTGGAACAATTGCAGCAGGTGTTGCTAAAGCATATGCTGATAAAATTATTATCTCAGGTGGAGATGGTGGAACAGGTGCTGCTCCATTAACTTCATTAAAACATGCTGGTAACTCTTGGGAAATGGGTCTTTCAGAAGCTCATAATGCCTTAAAAGCTAACCACTTAAGAGAGTTCGTTCACGTTCAAACTGATGGTGGATTAAAAACTGGTTTAGATGTTGTTAAAGCTGCTATGCTTGGTGCTGAATCTTATGCATTCGGAACTGCTGCATTAACACTACTTGGATGTAAAATCTTAAGAATTTGTCATACTAACAAATGTTCTGTTGGTGTTGCAACTCAAGATGAAGATTTAAGAGGTCACTTTACTGGAACTGTTGAGAGATTAATTTCTTACTTCACATTTATTGCTGAAGAAGTTAGAGAAATCTTAGCTGAATTAGGATACTCAACAATTGAAGAAATTGTAGGTAGATCTGATTTATTAAAAGTAATTGATGACAAATTTGCACAAAAATTTGACTTCCAAAATATTTTAAGAAAAATTGACGGTATTGATACTTGTCAAAAACCTTCAAATGATCCATTTGATGATAATAGATATGAAAAAGAATTATTAAAGAAAGTTCATAAAACAATTGAGAATCCAAACTCTCCAATTAAAGTTAATACTGAAATTACTAACTTAAATAGATCATTTGGTGCATTAATTTCTGGTGAAGTTGCTAGATTCTATGGTGACGCTGGATTACCAGATAACTCAATTAATATTAACCTAAAAGGTATTGCTGGTCAATCATTTGGTGCTTTCCTTTCTAAGGGTATGAATTTACATTTAGATGGCGCTGCTAATGATTATGTTGGTAAGGGAATGAATGGTGGTAAAATCATCATTAATCCAATGCACCAAGGTCAGGAATTTGCTGGTGGTGGTAATACTTGTTTATATGGAGCTACTGGTGGTAAATTATACATTAGAGCATCTGTAGGTGAAAGATTTGGTGTAAGAAACTCAGGATGTATTTCTGTAGTTGAAGGTACTGGAGATAATGCTTGTGAATATATGACAGGTGGAATTGTAGTAATCTTAGGAAATACTGGAATTAACTTCGGTGCTGGTATGACTGGTGGACTTGGATTTGTTTATGATCCAGAAAAATCATTTGTTGATAAAATGAACCAAGAGTTAATTGAAGCAGTTAGAATCGATACTGATGATACTGAAAGAGAAAGACTATATCTGAAAAGATTACTTTTAGATTATGTTCATGAAACTGAAAGTGATGCAGCTCAAAATATTTTAGAAAACTTTAGAGCAGAAATTAGAAACTTCTGGATGGTAAAACCTAAAAATATGACAGTGTTACCATTAGATCCGGACGAGGGAGATTAA
- a CDS encoding TRAP transporter large permease, producing the protein MSVAVLFGIFFFLVILGTPIAICLGAATFTTLMLFTDISPIEVSAMMFEKIEHYSLMAIPMFILAGNLLSKGSAATRIIEFAKSIVGHLPGGLPISAIFASIIFAAVSGSSPATVVAIGSIMFGAIMQAGYPKKYAVGTIATAGSLGILIPPSIVLIVYGVTAEVSIGKLFMAGVVPGIMLGVMMMVVTYIGARRLGFKRTEPAPFKERLTKMKDASWGLMTIVIVIGGIYGGIFTPTEAAAVACIWAFIISVFVYRDIKLPDFWSVSLESAKTTAMIMFIIANAMLFAHFLTIENIPQGITNALIEANVDKYMFLLMVNVLLILAGSFMEPSAIIMIMVPLLLPVAMALGIDPIHFGIVITINMELGMVSPPVGLNLFVTSGLTGMSIKDVIVAAFPWTMTILAGLLLVTYIPEIALWLPNLMYGG; encoded by the coding sequence ATGAGTGTAGCAGTATTATTTGGTATATTTTTCTTCCTAGTTATCTTAGGTACGCCAATCGCAATTTGTTTAGGTGCGGCAACATTTACAACATTAATGTTATTTACTGATATCTCTCCAATTGAAGTATCAGCAATGATGTTTGAAAAAATTGAGCATTATTCATTAATGGCAATTCCAATGTTTATTTTAGCAGGTAACTTGTTATCTAAGGGTTCTGCAGCAACTAGAATTATTGAGTTTGCAAAATCAATTGTTGGTCACCTTCCAGGTGGTTTACCGATTTCTGCAATTTTTGCTTCAATTATTTTCGCAGCTGTTTCTGGATCATCTCCTGCAACTGTTGTTGCTATTGGTTCTATTATGTTCGGTGCAATTATGCAAGCTGGTTATCCTAAGAAATATGCTGTTGGTACTATTGCAACTGCAGGTTCATTAGGTATTTTAATTCCACCTTCAATTGTACTAATCGTATATGGTGTTACAGCAGAAGTTTCTATTGGTAAGTTATTTATGGCCGGTGTTGTTCCAGGTATTATGCTTGGAGTAATGATGATGGTTGTTACTTATATTGGTGCTAGAAGATTAGGTTTCAAAAGAACTGAGCCAGCTCCATTTAAAGAAAGACTTACAAAAATGAAAGATGCTTCGTGGGGACTAATGACAATTGTTATTGTTATTGGTGGTATTTACGGTGGTATATTCACTCCTACTGAAGCTGCAGCTGTTGCTTGTATTTGGGCATTTATTATTTCTGTTTTTGTTTATAGAGATATTAAACTTCCAGATTTTTGGTCTGTTTCTTTAGAGTCAGCAAAAACAACTGCAATGATTATGTTTATTATTGCAAATGCAATGTTATTTGCTCACTTCTTAACAATTGAAAATATTCCTCAAGGAATTACAAATGCGTTAATTGAAGCAAATGTTGACAAGTATATGTTCTTATTAATGGTAAACGTTCTTTTAATTTTAGCTGGTTCATTCATGGAACCATCTGCGATTATTATGATTATGGTTCCATTATTACTTCCAGTTGCTATGGCACTGGGAATTGACCCAATTCACTTCGGTATTGTAATTACAATCAATATGGAGCTTGGAATGGTATCTCCACCTGTTGGTCTGAATTTATTCGTAACTTCAGGATTAACTGGTATGAGTATCAAAGATGTTATTGTAGCCGCTTTCCCTTGGACAATGACTATCTTAGCAGGTTTATTACTTGTAACTTATATTCCAGAAATTGCATTATGGTTACCAAACCTAATGTATGGTGGATGA
- a CDS encoding DsbA family oxidoreductase, with product MILSDKINVDIISDVMCPWCLVGYKRFEQALKELGVEDKFQITWHPFELNPDIVDEGEEVLEHLSKKYGMSIEQAKETQDKFKESFAEVGFPFEYQEGRRMLKTIDAHVLLDFAKNSGKQTELKLALFKAYFAQSKDVSNREVLEEVVKSVGLDSTKAMEKLDNPDSRGNIKDKEMFWLQRGINSVPTMIFNQSSKISGAYPVESYKQIINDLLGNKNNSL from the coding sequence ATGATTTTAAGTGACAAAATAAATGTTGACATCATCTCTGATGTTATGTGCCCTTGGTGTTTAGTAGGATATAAACGTTTCGAGCAAGCTTTGAAAGAGTTAGGTGTTGAAGATAAGTTTCAAATTACTTGGCATCCTTTTGAGTTAAATCCAGATATTGTAGATGAGGGAGAAGAAGTACTTGAACACTTAAGTAAAAAGTATGGAATGTCAATTGAGCAAGCAAAAGAAACACAAGATAAATTCAAAGAATCTTTTGCAGAAGTCGGCTTTCCTTTTGAGTATCAAGAAGGTAGAAGAATGCTAAAAACAATCGATGCTCATGTTTTATTAGATTTTGCAAAGAATAGTGGAAAACAAACTGAGTTAAAACTAGCACTTTTTAAAGCTTATTTTGCACAAAGTAAAGATGTATCAAATAGAGAAGTCTTAGAAGAAGTTGTAAAAAGTGTAGGTTTAGATAGCACTAAAGCAATGGAAAAGCTAGATAATCCTGATAGTAGAGGAAATATAAAAGATAAAGAGATGTTTTGGCTTCAAAGAGGTATTAATTCTGTACCAACTATGATATTTAACCAATCATCTAAAATAAGTGGAGCATATCCAGTTGAGAGTTATAAACAGATAATCAATGATTTATTAGGTAATAAGAATAATAGTTTATAG